A window of Mangifera indica cultivar Alphonso chromosome 11, CATAS_Mindica_2.1, whole genome shotgun sequence contains these coding sequences:
- the LOC123230183 gene encoding 12-oxophytodienoate reductase 2-like, which yields MSEETPRIPLLTPYNMGPFDLSHRVVLAPLTRQRSYGNVPQPHAILYYSQRTTKGGLLIAEATGVSDTAQGYPNTPGIWTKEQVEAWKPIVDAVHAKGGIFFCQIWHVGRVSNRGFQPNGQAPISSTDRPLLPQIRANGVDVSQFTPPRRLRTDEIPQIVNDFRVAARNAIEAGFDGVEIHGAHGYLIDQFLKDQVNDRTDQYGGSLENRCRFAVEIVKAVANEIGPERVGIRLSPFADYAQAGDSNPEALGLSMAESLNKYNILYCHMVEPRMKTVGEKHESHHSLLPMRKAFNGTFLVAGGYEREDGIKAIAEGRADLVVYGRWFLSNPDLPKRFELNAPLNPYNRDTFYLDDPVIGYTDYPFLETTL from the exons ATGTCTGAAGAAACTCCACGAATTCCTCTTCTCACCCCCTACAATATGGGTCCTTTCGATCTTTCTCACAG AGTTGTTTTGGCGCCATTGACTAGACAGAGGTCTTACGGCAATGTTCCTCAGCCTCATGCCATCTTGTATTACTCTCAGAGAACAACCAAAGGTGGTCTTCTCATCGCTGAAGCCACTGGTGTTTCCGACACCGCTCAAGG GTATCCAAATACACCTGGTATATGGACAAAGGAGCAAGTTGAAGCATGGAAACCGATTGTAGATGCTGTTCATGCTAAAGGCGGGATCTTCTTTTGTCAGATTTGGCATGTGGGGAGGGTTTCAAATAGAG GTTTTCAGCCAAATGGTCAAGCTCCAATCTCCAGTACAGACAGGCCTTTGTTGCCTCAAATTCGAGCAAATGGTGTTGATGTTTCACAGTTCACACCTCCAAGGCGGCTAAGGACAGATGAAATCCCACAAATTGTGAATGATTTCAGGGTTGCTGCAAGGAATGCTATTGAAGCTG GTTTTGATGGAGTTGAGATTCATGGTGCTCATGGTTACCTGATTGACCAGTTTTTGAAGGATCAAGTGAATGATCGGACAGACCAATATGGTGGATCCCTTGAGAACCGTTGTCGGTTTGCTGTAGAAATAGTTAAAGCTGTTGCTAATGAGATTGGACCAGAGAGAGTTGGTATAAGGCTATCTCCCTTTGCAGACTATGCCCAAGCAGGGGACTCAAATCCAGAAGCATTAGGTCTCTCTATGGCAGAGTCCTTGAATAAGTATAATATTCTTTACTGTCACATGGTTGAACCCAGAATGAAGACAGTTGGAGAAAAACATGAAAGTCATCACAGTTTATTGCCCATGAGAAAGGCTTTCAACGGTACTTTCCTCGTTGCAGGTGGATATGAAAGGGAAGATGGAATCAAGGCTATAGCAGAAGGTCGTGCAGATCTTGTTGTTTATGGTCGTTGGTTCTTATCAAATCCTGATTTACCAAAGAGATTTGAACTCAACGCCCCTTTAAACCCATACAATAGAGATACATTTTATTTAGATGATCCTGTTATCGGTTACACAGATTATCCATTTCTAGAAACTACTCTTTAA
- the LOC123228755 gene encoding uncharacterized protein LOC123228755: MGDLPTNDFHFGEEDEYHAHEDGGINYNCVNDIDGPKEGDDVVDNTGIGPSRFKVKDQFTSKQVLIDTISEDALENGYQFKVSSSNKKRWDIKCLHEECKWKAGGAKLSNSENFMLHKFETHTYPRDIMRPHHRQAGKKTLGKILQSLFTTGDRVYRPKDIITDIVNRYRIDISYAQAWRAKNWALNEIRGSPEESFRLLSTFCHNLEQQNPGSITQIDTDGDHRFYFVFMAFGCSIKAFHDYCHPVICIDGAFLKGRYWGTLFIAVGKDGNNQIFPLAFDIGGKKEMITWSPFLRALYRCIGDIPNLAIISDRHNAIIYCVREVFSNTHHGWCNHHIKGNMQSQYKQTKHIEGLFWRAMNTYRIEDFQEALRMIRAENPITVAHLEDTTSAKVASDDAPRIFTLNFTEMVLYSPQYGRCLYSFPNSMG, translated from the exons ATGGGCGACTTACCAAcaaatgattttcattttgGCGAAGAAGATGAATATCATGCTCATGAGGATGGTggtatcaattataattgtgtcAATGATATTGATGGTCCCAAAGAAGGTGACGATGTTGTTGATAACACAGGGATTGGTCCATCAAG ATTCAAAGTCAAAGATCAATTTACTTCCAAACAAGTTTTAATCGACACCATATCTGAGGATGCATtagaaaatggttatcaattcaaaGTATCAAGTTCTAATAAAAAGAGATGGGATATAAAGTGTTTGCATGAAGAGTGCAAATGGAAAGCAGGAGGGGCGAAGTTAAGTAACagtgaaaattttatgttacaCAAGTTTGAAACACACACTTATCCTCGTGATATCATGAGACCTCATCATAGACAAGCGGGTAAAAAGACACTGGGGAAAATATTACAGTCATTGTTTACTACAGGTGATCGtgtatataggccaaaagatatTATCACAGATATAGTAAATAGATATcgaattgatatctcttatgcGCAAGCTTGGCGTGCTAAGAATTGGGCTTTGAATGAGATAAGAGGTTCGCCAGAGGAGTCATTCAGACTATTATCGACATTCTGTCATAACCTTGAACAACAAAACCCTGGCAGCATTACACAAATAGACACGGATGGGGATCATcgattttattttgtctttatggctTTCGGATGTTCAATTAAGGCATTTCATGATTATTGTCATCCGGTTATCTGTATTGATGGAGCATTCTTGAAAGGCCGATATTGGGGTACACTTTTTATTGCAGTAGGTAAGGatggaaataatcaaatttttccaTTAGCGTTTGACATAGGAGGAAAAAAGGAAATGATAACTTGGAGCCCGTTCCTTCGAGCTTTATATAGGTGTATTGGAGATATCCCTAATTTAGCAATTATCTCAGATAGACACAATGCTATCATTTATTGTGTGAGAGAAGTATTTTCGAATACACATCATGGTTGGTGCAACCATCATATCAAGGGAAATATGCAAAGTcagtataaacaaacaaaacatattgaaggattattttggaGAGCTATGAACACATATCGAATAGAAGACTTTCAGGAGGCTTTACGAATGATCAGAGCTGAAAATCCAATCACAGTAGCTCATTTGGAGG